A stretch of the Bdellovibrionota bacterium genome encodes the following:
- the chrA gene encoding chromate efflux transporter, with product MHLFLSFLKLGATAFGGPAMVPFIGKMAVEQRKWLDGGTFRDGVALCQMIPGATAMQVSAYVGFKVRGAAGAAASFVGFGLPAFLLMVGLSAFYVRSQKLPSVVSVFNGLQTIVVAIVANATLSFGRTSLKSLRDGMIAVIAAVMFALKVSPILVILSAALSGLLLMGKNSAPDLGARPETDSGSTRPFLIIGSVAMFLLAVLFFWERKLFDLAVIMLRIDLFAFGGGFASVPLMLHEVVEARSWMDDRTFLDGIALGQVTPGPIVITATFVGYMVYGIIGSVVATIGIFLPSFLIVIGIAPTLSRLRRSVHLTGVLGAILCSFVGLLFSVTLRFASGIAWDIPRALLAIAGFIALLLNIEIIWLVIVGTVVSIIFL from the coding sequence ATGCACCTCTTCCTGTCTTTTTTAAAGCTGGGCGCCACTGCCTTTGGGGGACCCGCTATGGTCCCGTTTATAGGTAAGATGGCCGTTGAGCAACGAAAGTGGCTCGATGGCGGCACCTTTCGCGACGGAGTGGCTCTTTGTCAAATGATTCCGGGGGCGACGGCGATGCAAGTCTCTGCTTACGTCGGCTTCAAAGTAAGAGGAGCGGCTGGGGCGGCCGCGAGCTTCGTCGGATTTGGCCTTCCCGCATTTCTTCTCATGGTTGGGCTTTCGGCTTTCTATGTGCGCTCGCAGAAGTTGCCGTCAGTCGTTTCGGTGTTTAACGGCCTCCAGACAATAGTCGTGGCCATCGTCGCGAACGCGACCCTATCATTCGGTAGGACTTCCCTGAAAAGCCTGCGGGATGGAATGATCGCCGTGATCGCGGCGGTTATGTTCGCGCTGAAAGTCAGTCCGATACTGGTCATCTTGAGCGCGGCACTTTCGGGTCTCTTGCTCATGGGAAAGAATTCAGCACCGGATCTTGGCGCTCGTCCAGAGACAGATTCAGGTTCTACTAGACCTTTTTTGATCATTGGATCGGTTGCCATGTTTTTGCTCGCCGTGCTCTTTTTCTGGGAGCGCAAGCTTTTTGATCTTGCTGTCATCATGTTGCGAATCGATCTTTTCGCCTTCGGCGGCGGCTTTGCTTCAGTACCTCTGATGCTCCACGAAGTCGTCGAGGCGAGATCGTGGATGGATGATCGAACGTTCTTGGACGGAATCGCGTTGGGCCAGGTGACGCCGGGGCCGATTGTGATAACCGCCACCTTCGTCGGCTATATGGTTTATGGGATTATCGGTAGCGTGGTGGCGACGATCGGTATCTTTTTGCCGTCCTTTTTGATCGTGATTGGAATTGCGCCTACTCTGAGCAGGTTGCGTAGGTCCGTCCACTTGACCGGGGTTCTCGGCGCGATTCTTTGCTCATTCGTGGGGCTTCTGTTTTCCGTCACTCTTCGATTCGCTTCGGGCATCGCGTGGGATATCCCGCGCGCGTTACTCGCCATCGCAGGATTTATTGCGTTGCTTTTGAATATTGAAATTATCTGGCTGGTAATCGTGGGAACGGTGGTGTCGATCATTTTCCTATAG